One genomic window of Sphingobacterium oryzagri includes the following:
- a CDS encoding AAA family ATPase: MSISTIIDKSKELFTQFEPINDTLYKGNYQINDKLAGIYFLNFSERISEEDFEELQYKYLAEEFYKNEDSLQWNIYLLFINSTFNDGLKSKILSNDKYARKLIFKEDEFLDYFELEDSDRTSLPNIVSEWKNELKSVDLQEVYSEATYVEAVDNFLKNSSVKEVSDGVTGSLISTITVDKISSINLKENYRHFPLVRNFNFGTVNLINGVNGSGKTSLLESIELILTGKSNRNSDKDEETGSISAVLNNNIEEVYTPNVTGKYKSRDVKWYSRNHLVRGNNCYQSFNQFNFFNTDAAYQFASSDHEDQINESLKQIVLGAEYTFLRDRIRGFEGRLRPELNIVERELKEQKELIESHTQLIHVLKADSNFEDIKKNIAGNVLALQYKNTFSADDYSISNLYINEIKTEIEYILNQNLVFDLNSLDKLKSEIDEQVDTVNSLINEYNERNAQRIDLFKQHKSLRVKRDKIKSILKYFVIEDYGNIEDSEEQLQKHNLKLSKLEKIKNEFSMLELDSFLNENKRFKDLQNSRNEDFQKVSSDRKEIENEIKILSDNFSAVDDILNKIKLLGKDFLSHHEHSQSCPLCEQQISHSELFAKLDNDFKNNVDKSILEERSKKLAGLKTKEVNLFFELNTLNGLEFIVQQEVPDYERLTVNEIVSHLNFILNGEALVLQEKIRIETTLAQVTAIGGSVSEFKSLREEIVTYLNSDNSFEKRDIDKILLRLEDDIKEIVDDVEKLSQENDLLISNLSKSLQLKEAVDNISEILAGIKSQSVKVKALERSFIKVKVYLDLQDDQSITDLSKALYILEENIKSLRDSENRQQELQ; encoded by the coding sequence ATGAGTATTTCCACAATTATTGATAAATCAAAAGAATTATTTACTCAATTTGAGCCGATTAATGATACTTTGTATAAAGGCAACTATCAAATAAATGATAAATTAGCTGGAATCTATTTTTTAAATTTTAGTGAAAGGATAAGTGAAGAGGATTTTGAAGAACTTCAATACAAATATTTGGCTGAAGAGTTTTACAAAAATGAAGATAGTCTCCAATGGAATATATATTTACTCTTCATTAATAGCACCTTTAATGACGGACTTAAGTCAAAGATATTATCTAACGATAAATATGCTCGCAAATTAATCTTCAAAGAAGATGAGTTTCTAGATTATTTTGAGTTGGAAGACTCGGATCGAACTTCTTTGCCAAACATAGTTTCTGAATGGAAAAATGAACTTAAAAGTGTAGATTTACAAGAAGTGTATAGTGAAGCCACATACGTTGAGGCAGTTGATAATTTTCTTAAAAACTCATCTGTGAAAGAAGTTAGCGATGGGGTTACAGGTAGTTTAATAAGTACAATAACAGTAGATAAAATATCAAGTATCAATCTCAAAGAAAATTATAGACATTTTCCGTTGGTGAGAAATTTTAATTTTGGCACAGTAAATTTGATTAATGGTGTAAACGGATCAGGAAAAACAAGTTTACTCGAATCAATTGAACTCATTTTAACTGGCAAGTCAAATAGAAATAGTGATAAGGACGAAGAAACGGGATCTATAAGTGCTGTTTTAAATAATAATATTGAGGAAGTCTACACTCCAAACGTTACCGGAAAATATAAATCAAGAGATGTTAAGTGGTACAGTCGGAATCATCTTGTAAGAGGGAACAATTGTTACCAATCGTTCAATCAATTTAATTTTTTTAATACTGATGCTGCTTACCAGTTTGCATCTTCAGACCACGAAGATCAGATTAATGAATCGTTAAAACAAATTGTTCTAGGAGCTGAATATACATTTTTGAGAGATAGAATTCGGGGTTTTGAAGGAAGGCTAAGACCTGAGCTAAATATTGTTGAAAGAGAATTAAAAGAGCAAAAGGAGTTAATAGAAAGTCATACACAATTAATCCATGTTTTAAAAGCTGATAGCAATTTTGAAGATATAAAAAAAAATATAGCAGGTAATGTCCTAGCGCTTCAATATAAAAACACATTCTCTGCCGATGATTATTCAATTTCAAATTTGTATATCAATGAGATAAAGACGGAAATCGAATACATTCTCAATCAAAATCTTGTTTTTGACCTTAACTCCCTTGATAAATTAAAAAGTGAAATTGATGAGCAAGTAGATACAGTAAATTCTCTAATTAATGAGTACAATGAAAGAAATGCTCAGCGAATCGATTTGTTTAAACAACATAAATCTCTAAGAGTTAAACGTGATAAAATAAAATCAATTCTTAAATATTTTGTCATTGAAGATTATGGAAACATCGAAGATAGTGAGGAGCAACTTCAAAAGCATAATTTGAAATTATCAAAATTAGAAAAGATTAAAAACGAGTTTTCTATGTTAGAACTTGATTCTTTTCTGAATGAGAATAAACGATTTAAGGATTTGCAAAATTCCAGGAACGAAGATTTTCAAAAAGTTAGTTCTGACAGAAAAGAGATAGAAAATGAAATAAAAATATTAAGTGATAATTTTTCGGCTGTTGATGATATACTTAACAAAATCAAGTTATTGGGTAAAGATTTTTTATCTCACCATGAACATTCCCAAAGCTGTCCTCTATGTGAGCAGCAAATTTCCCATAGTGAACTATTTGCTAAGCTAGATAACGATTTCAAAAATAATGTTGACAAGAGCATATTGGAGGAGAGATCAAAAAAACTAGCGGGATTAAAAACGAAAGAAGTAAACTTATTTTTTGAATTAAATACGTTAAATGGTTTAGAATTTATAGTTCAGCAAGAAGTGCCGGATTATGAAAGATTGACTGTAAACGAGATTGTATCCCACTTAAATTTTATTTTAAATGGAGAAGCATTAGTACTACAGGAGAAAATAAGGATTGAAACAACTTTAGCGCAGGTAACAGCAATTGGAGGTTCTGTTTCAGAGTTCAAATCATTAAGGGAAGAAATTGTTACATATTTGAATTCTGATAATTCTTTTGAAAAAAGGGATATAGATAAGATTTTATTGCGTTTAGAAGATGATATTAAGGAAATAGTCGATGATGTTGAAAAACTGAGTCAAGAGAATGATCTACTTATTTCGAACTTAAGTAAGTCGCTTCAGCTTAAGGAAGCCGTAGACAATATTTCTGAAATATTAGCTGGAATAAAATCTCAGAGCGTAAAAGTGAAGGCTTTAGAGCGTAGCTTCATTAAAGTTAAAGTATATCTAGACCTTCAAGATGACCAATCTATAACAGACTTAAGTAAAGCTTTATACATTTTAGAAGAAAATATCAAATCTCTCAGAGACTCAGAGAATAGACAACAAGAGCTACAATGA
- a CDS encoding ABC transporter ATP-binding protein has product MKEIKDIFKTIHAPHEFTDLKFENKRLALYKNDVKHSVSQISTGQRAALAISIFISLNRKLKNGPNVIIFDDPVTFIDDFNALSFLDFLRYFIVKENKQIFFATANKKFSTLFKKKFEFLQNDYKEFYLER; this is encoded by the coding sequence TTGAAAGAAATAAAGGACATATTTAAAACAATCCACGCACCACATGAGTTTACAGATTTGAAATTTGAGAATAAGAGATTGGCTTTGTATAAAAATGATGTTAAACATTCAGTAAGTCAAATAAGTACCGGGCAAAGAGCCGCATTAGCAATATCTATTTTTATTAGTCTTAACCGAAAGCTGAAGAATGGTCCGAATGTTATAATATTCGATGATCCTGTTACTTTTATTGACGATTTCAATGCTCTATCTTTCTTGGATTTTTTAAGATATTTTATTGTCAAGGAAAATAAACAAATATTCTTTGCAACCGCTAATAAGAAGTTCTCAACCTTATTTAAGAAAAAGTTTGAATTTTTGCAAAACGATTATAAGGAGTTTTATTTGGAGCGGTAA
- a CDS encoding ISAon1 family transposase N-terminal region protein, with product MQDAERKLLALLMPEGLLDYFDIMDVRQVNKELHIHLEEKNLVPAGYQDSKLASKGFMPVSQIKDFPIRGQKVTLHIKRRRWTVLDTQQIITRDWDLAYKGARMTTEFGLFLKGIFG from the coding sequence TTGCAAGACGCTGAACGTAAACTACTGGCTTTATTGATGCCCGAAGGGCTGTTGGATTATTTCGATATTATGGATGTTAGACAGGTAAACAAGGAACTCCATATTCATCTGGAGGAAAAGAACCTTGTTCCTGCCGGTTATCAGGATAGTAAACTGGCCTCCAAAGGCTTTATGCCCGTTTCGCAAATCAAAGACTTTCCCATTCGTGGTCAGAAAGTTACCTTGCATATCAAACGCAGAAGATGGACCGTGCTAGATACCCAACAGATCATTACCAGAGATTGGGATCTTGCTTACAAAGGTGCTCGGATGACTACGGAATTCGGGCTTTTTTTAAAGGGGATATTTGGATAA
- a CDS encoding ISAon1 family transposase gives MDNYPISAHLLALLFQLDGKQLQDQYKNHLSDFHDWDQKPHAEQWTVFTGNISERLSIDETSFSNGELYTIVSSKTAKGKKGTILATIKGTKAEDIIAVLERIPLKLRNKVREVTMDMAPNMAKAIRRCFMNARRVIDRFHVQKLVYDAVQELRIKYRWEVLDEESKQIASARKKGILYDPEVLPNGDTIKQLLARSRYLLFKHPSKWTVSQKHRAELLFLRFPLLKKAYGLGMALGDIFNKCKDKQLAFTKLGLWHNQVENSGIPSFESVARSIAAHHTDILHYFDNRSTNASAESFNAKLKAFRSLFRGVRDTPFFLYRVMKLYA, from the coding sequence TTGGATAACTATCCTATCAGTGCCCATCTGTTGGCACTGCTGTTTCAGTTGGATGGCAAACAGCTTCAGGATCAGTACAAAAACCATTTAAGCGACTTTCATGATTGGGATCAGAAACCTCATGCAGAACAGTGGACGGTATTTACAGGAAATATATCCGAACGGCTCAGTATCGACGAGACCAGTTTCAGCAATGGTGAACTGTATACGATCGTAAGCAGCAAGACTGCCAAGGGAAAGAAAGGAACCATCCTGGCCACGATTAAAGGAACAAAAGCAGAAGATATCATCGCGGTATTGGAGCGTATCCCACTTAAGCTGAGGAACAAAGTCCGGGAAGTAACAATGGATATGGCTCCCAATATGGCTAAGGCTATCCGCAGGTGTTTTATGAATGCCCGAAGGGTCATTGACAGATTCCATGTGCAGAAACTTGTTTACGACGCCGTTCAGGAACTTCGTATAAAGTATCGTTGGGAAGTGTTGGATGAGGAAAGTAAACAGATCGCCAGCGCACGTAAAAAAGGTATTCTCTATGATCCTGAAGTGTTACCTAATGGTGATACAATCAAACAGTTGCTGGCAAGATCAAGATATTTGTTATTCAAGCATCCTTCCAAATGGACAGTAAGTCAAAAGCACCGCGCAGAGCTATTATTTCTGCGATTTCCCTTATTAAAAAAGGCATATGGTCTTGGGATGGCACTTGGGGACATCTTCAACAAATGCAAGGATAAGCAACTGGCTTTTACCAAGCTTGGTCTATGGCACAATCAAGTAGAAAATTCTGGTATACCATCTTTTGAGAGTGTTGCCCGTTCGATAGCTGCACACCATACCGATATACTCCACTATTTTGACAACAGAAGTACCAATGCTTCAGCGGAGTCTTTTAATGCCAAATTAAAGGCATTTAGGAGTCTATTTCGTGGCGTAAGGGATACACCATTTTTTCTGTACAGGGTGATGAAATTATATGCTTAA
- a CDS encoding Arm DNA-binding domain-containing protein, whose protein sequence is MDNKNVNTFGIHFIIRSPKNQKSKLVSVYARISVNGRRAEISLKRKVSPDQWSDLKGRAKGRSEEVVKLNTHIDRMRTLIAEAYHSLVEKGKVVTV, encoded by the coding sequence ATGGACAATAAAAATGTGAACACTTTCGGAATCCACTTTATTATCCGAAGTCCCAAAAATCAGAAAAGTAAATTGGTATCAGTTTATGCAAGGATATCTGTCAACGGTCGACGTGCGGAGATATCCCTAAAGAGAAAAGTGTCTCCGGATCAATGGAGCGATTTAAAAGGTCGAGCGAAGGGGAGGAGCGAAGAAGTGGTAAAACTTAATACCCATATTGACCGTATGCGGACATTGATAGCTGAAGCCTATCATAGTTTAGTTGAAAAAGGGAAGGTCGTTACAGTTTAA
- a CDS encoding site-specific integrase, whose product MKNYYTTQRYVKSFLKSCYNGDIALPELIYKFIIDFERYLQRFQPLAHHKKLANNGVMKHMERLRKMVNLAARFDWIDKDPFSKYKLHFNKTERGYLTQEELSKIQVKSFCIERLQLVKDMFMFCYYTGLAYVDMINLTADNVIKGIDGDTG is encoded by the coding sequence ATGAAAAACTATTACACAACACAGCGGTATGTAAAGAGCTTCCTTAAAAGCTGCTATAACGGAGATATAGCACTCCCCGAGCTAATTTATAAATTCATTATTGATTTCGAACGCTATCTACAGCGCTTTCAACCGCTAGCCCATCACAAAAAGCTGGCGAACAATGGGGTGATGAAGCATATGGAGCGCTTGCGTAAAATGGTGAATTTGGCGGCGAGGTTTGATTGGATAGATAAAGATCCGTTCTCAAAGTATAAACTTCATTTCAATAAAACAGAACGCGGGTATCTTACTCAGGAAGAACTGAGCAAAATACAGGTCAAAAGCTTTTGTATTGAACGTTTGCAGTTAGTTAAAGATATGTTCATGTTTTGCTATTACACTGGTCTTGCTTATGTTGATATGATCAACCTCACTGCCGATAACGTGATAAAAGGAATTGATGGGGATACTGGTTAA
- a CDS encoding site-specific integrase, whose translation MVKVPLLPHALALIEKYQVHPKASNERRLFPVISNERMNGYLKEIADICGITKNLTFHLARHTFATTITLSNGVPIESVSSMLGHNSIRTTQIYAKVIEDKLSKDMFDLRDKMKPPSQL comes from the coding sequence GTGGTAAAGGTTCCACTTCTCCCACATGCCTTAGCTCTAATCGAAAAATATCAAGTACACCCAAAAGCTTCCAATGAACGTCGTCTATTCCCGGTAATATCCAATGAACGTATGAACGGTTATCTAAAAGAGATTGCTGATATATGCGGGATCACAAAGAACTTGACTTTCCATCTTGCTAGGCATACATTTGCAACGACGATAACACTAAGCAACGGTGTTCCTATAGAATCTGTTAGCAGTATGTTGGGACATAACAGTATTAGAACTACGCAGATTTATGCTAAGGTTATTGAGGACAAGTTGAGTAAAGATATGTTTGATTTAAGAGATAAGATGAAACCCCCAAGTCAACTCTAA
- a CDS encoding HAAS signaling domain-containing protein — translation MTFKKIQFSDSNAQKIYENYLKQIESATKVLSKEDRNDILAEISSHIYESLIARSNETSELVSLIDTLERLGVPNEVLKPLIAEKKLLQATKTFNPIHVFKALILNLSNGLIYTVFFFLYIFLFSFLALIFGKLLFPKNTGLFYQDGKLVNYGILENGPEMQQYEILGYWLIPFNFVLMIIFYLIITFLLKLKRTISYKLSKK, via the coding sequence ATGACTTTCAAAAAAATACAGTTTTCAGATAGTAATGCTCAAAAGATTTATGAAAATTATTTAAAACAAATCGAGTCAGCAACAAAGGTGCTTTCCAAGGAAGATCGAAATGATATTCTAGCGGAAATAAGTAGCCATATATATGAAAGCTTAATTGCAAGAAGTAATGAAACTAGCGAATTAGTCAGTCTCATAGACACTTTGGAACGTTTAGGAGTACCGAACGAGGTACTTAAACCTTTAATAGCTGAAAAAAAACTTCTCCAAGCAACAAAAACATTCAATCCAATACATGTTTTTAAAGCATTAATACTAAACCTTTCAAATGGATTGATATATACTGTATTCTTTTTTCTTTACATATTCCTATTTTCTTTTCTAGCTTTGATTTTCGGAAAATTGCTATTCCCAAAAAATACGGGTCTTTTTTACCAAGATGGTAAGCTTGTTAATTATGGTATTTTAGAGAACGGCCCCGAAATGCAGCAGTACGAGATTTTAGGATATTGGCTAATACCTTTCAATTTTGTTCTGATGATTATCTTCTATCTGATCATTACATTCTTGTTAAAATTGAAACGGACAATCTCATACAAGTTATCAAAAAAATGA
- a CDS encoding PadR family transcriptional regulator, producing the protein MEHEFIPKWKSQLKKGSLPFIVLLFLSKEELYGYELIEKMKNLTEIQIAEGTLYPLMNRLKTEDLLSSKWVEQETGLPRKYYFLTEKGKYVLEEMKTQWTELSKILNKLQ; encoded by the coding sequence ATGGAACATGAGTTTATTCCCAAATGGAAATCCCAGTTGAAAAAGGGCTCGCTACCTTTTATTGTCCTCCTCTTTCTGAGTAAGGAAGAGCTGTATGGTTATGAGCTTATTGAAAAAATGAAAAATCTTACCGAAATCCAAATTGCTGAAGGAACTCTTTATCCCCTCATGAATAGATTGAAAACCGAAGATTTACTTAGTTCTAAATGGGTAGAACAAGAAACTGGCCTTCCGAGGAAGTACTACTTTTTAACTGAGAAAGGAAAGTACGTCCTAGAAGAGATGAAAACACAATGGACGGAGTTGTCCAAGATTCTAAACAAACTACAATAA
- a CDS encoding GLPGLI family protein, with translation MKTQTKKTTPSFIIYASIFSFILILLSKAVPAQVNSREDGRYIVINYVSTALSPLIVDVLSKQIPDQSERNNVISMIGEQKYYFTLTLDTKTNHSIYHLDSTTLVNGVNSGGNYEFVLKDSDGEIYGKENVAGASHNFAGNISTLQWKITDETRKIGKYNCTKAILNNLNYCAVWFTSEVPIMVGPEIFDGLPGLVIETETAFDQTSIHSIKYTKEIPQILSKIEKYKDEMLKIKTIPIESVFKSKNSMITMMTNQTKSR, from the coding sequence ATGAAAACACAAACAAAAAAAACTACACCAAGCTTTATTATTTATGCAAGCATTTTCAGTTTCATATTAATTCTTTTATCTAAAGCTGTTCCGGCTCAAGTAAATTCAAGAGAAGATGGACGTTACATTGTGATAAATTATGTATCCACAGCGCTGTCTCCATTGATCGTAGATGTTCTAAGTAAGCAGATTCCTGATCAGTCTGAAAGAAATAATGTAATATCAATGATAGGTGAACAAAAATATTACTTTACTCTAACTCTTGATACCAAAACAAATCATTCAATTTATCATTTAGATTCTACCACACTAGTAAACGGAGTTAACTCTGGAGGTAATTACGAATTTGTTCTTAAAGATTCTGATGGAGAGATATATGGAAAGGAAAATGTTGCGGGAGCTTCACATAATTTCGCTGGTAATATCTCAACTCTTCAATGGAAAATTACCGACGAGACTAGGAAAATAGGAAAATATAATTGCACGAAAGCTATTTTAAACAATTTAAACTATTGTGCAGTTTGGTTTACGTCAGAGGTTCCTATCATGGTTGGGCCCGAAATTTTTGATGGTCTACCGGGACTTGTGATTGAAACCGAAACCGCATTTGATCAAACTAGTATTCACAGCATAAAGTACACTAAGGAAATCCCACAAATTTTATCCAAAATCGAAAAATATAAAGATGAAATGCTCAAAATAAAGACGATTCCCATAGAAAGCGTCTTTAAGTCTAAAAATAGCATGATTACGATGATGACCAATCAAACGAAAAGTCGTTAG